The Terriglobales bacterium genome includes the window CGACGCTGGACGTGATGTCCTGGCCGTTGGCGAAAGCTTGCGCCGTGAACTGCTGGGTCTGCGCGTTCGACAGGCAGCCGCTCAGGTTCGCCGGACTCACCGTAATGTTGTCCACGCGGTCGTGAACGAATACCGTCACCGGCGGACTGGTCAGCGACCCCGCCTTCGCCGTCACCTGTGCCTGTCCCGCGGGCCCCGGCGTACATACCACCGGAGTGGTCAGCGAGTCCCACGTCCCGCCGCAAACCAACCCGCTGTTCGCGATGCTCACCACGGCTGTGTTGCTCGACGTGAAAGTAATCGTCTGGTTCGCGACCACGTTGTTGTTGATGTCCTGGACCTGGGCCGTGAGGCTGGTGACGCCTCCCTTATTGATAGATACCGTGGCCGGTGTGAGTGTCACGTGGTTGGGGAAGCCTGGCTTCTGACTGTTATCGGTGGTGCTGCTGCTCCCGCCGCCGCAGGCTGTCCACAGGCAAAGCAGCGCCATGCCGGCGGCCAGGGCCGGCGCGCGGCGAACTCGTTCCCCGAAACCCGTCATCGCTCCTCCCCGTCCGGCCGTTTGGGACACAGACGGTTCCGCCCGCCTACAAACCTCACCCGCGCCGAAGACGCGGGTGTCTATGGAACGCAGGCACATTGGAAACTTTCAGTGTAGTTTCTGCGCCATTTTTCGGCAAGGCGGCCCCGTGTCTCGAATCCGCCGGGTGGATGGGCGGCCCGCTCAAGCCTTCCTCCGGCTTGCGCGGGGATTTCTGCTCGCCGTCCGAAGCTTGTTGCGACCACGATCAACTCACGTGCGGTACAATGCCCGGCTTTTCGGAGAACCCCAAAATGTCCTTCGCGTCCCGCCGCCCGGCGCGCGTCACCAGCCTCCTGCTGATTGCCTCGCTGTTTGTTCCTGCAGCAGCGGCGCAGAACGTTCCGCCGCCGCCCTCGCAGTTCCTCAAGTTCGAAGTCGGCGCCGACCGCCAGCTGGCCGACTACAAGCAGATCGTCAGCTACTTCAAGGCGCTGGCCGCGGCGTCGAAGCGCGTGGAAATCGAGAACCTAGGCCCGACCACGCTCGGCAACGACCTGATCATCGCCGTGATCTCGTCGGAAGAGAACCTGAAGAACAAGAAGCGCTACCAGGAAATCGCCCGCCAGCTCGCCGACCCGCGCGGCAAGTCCAAAGAGCAGATCGAAGCGCTGGTGCACGAAGGCAAGGCCATCGTGCTGGTCACGTGCAACATCCACGCCACCGAAATCGGCGCCAGCCAGATGGCCATGGAGTGGGCCTACGCGCTCGCCACCGCACAGGACGCCGCCACGAAGTCGCGCCTCGACAACGTCATCCTGCTGCTCATGCCGTCGATCAATCCCGACGGGCAGATCATGGTCACCGACTGGTACCGCAAGTACGTGGGCACGCGCTTCGAGGGCGGACCCATGCCGTACCTCTACCACCACTACGTTGGGCACGACAACAATCGCGACTGGTACATGCTCACGCAGAAAGAGACCAAGGCGATCAACCACGCCGTGTACCACGAGTGGTATCCGAGCATCTGGCTCGATGAGCACCAGATGGGCGAGACCGGCCCGCGCATCTTCGTCCCGCCTTACGCCGAGCCGTATTCGCCCTCGATCAACCCGCTCATCTTCCGCGGCGTGAACCTGATTGGCACCACCATGGCTTTTCGCCTCGAAGAGCAGCACAAGTCCGGCGTGATCCACAGCTTCGATTTCGACGCCTATTGGCCCGGCGGCACCCGCAACACCGGCTGGTGGAAGAACATTTTCGGCCTGCTGACCGAGACCGCCTCCGCTCGCATCGCCACGCCCGTCAACATCCCCGCCACCGAGCTCGCCGGCGGCCCCAAAGGCCTGGTGGAGTACGGCCCGCAGGTCAGCTTCCCCAATCCCTGGCCTGGCGGACGCTGGCGCCTGCGCGACGTGATGGACTATGAGCGGGTGATCAGTGACGCGCTGCTGGAGCGCGCCGCCGCGAACCGCGAAGACTACCTGCGCGGCGTGGCCAGCATGGCGCAGGATGCGATCGCGGCGGCTGCATCTCCGTCCGATCATTTTGAAATATCAGCGGCTTCACCGGATCCGGTTGTCGCCGCCAAACTGGCGCACTTGATGAGCGACCACGGCGTGGAGGTGTTCGTAGACGAGCGGGGAGATTACGTCATTCCGGCAGGGCAGCCCTACGGCAAGTTTGTGAGTGAGATGCTGGGCGTCCAGCGATACCCAAAAACCAAGCTCGTGCCCGGGTCAAACTTCATTCCGCCGTACGACATGACGGCCTGGTCGCTGCCGCTGTTGATGGGTGTGCCCGTCGCCCGGAACAGCGCGCCCGTTTCGAAGATGCGCCCGCTCACAGAGAAGGACTGGCCGCAGGGCGAAGCTGTGGGCAAGGGCGCATTCAAGCTGCTCAAACCCGAAGCGAACGAGGCCGCGATCGTGCTGAATGAGCTCGCCGCCAAGCCGAATACGAACATCAGCATTGCGCGAGAAACGTTCAAGATTGGCCCTCAGTCATTCGCCGCCGGAACCGCGATCGTCCAGGGCGGCGAAGACGTTGCCGAGCTGGCCATAAAACACCACCTCGACATCTTCGCCACGCCAGAAGCCCCCAAGGTCCCCACCGCCAAGCTCCGCGCCGTCCGCACCGCCATCTATCAGCCCACCGTTCCCGGCGGCAACATCGATGAAGGATGGACGCGCTGGGTGCTCGAGCAGTACGGCTTCGCGCCCAAGCCCATCGACAGCAAGACGGTCCGCGCCGGCAACCTCAACGCCGCCTTCGATGCTATCGTCTTCCCGTCACTCTCGCGCGACATGATGTTCAACGGCCCGCGTCCGCCACAACCTGGCGCGGCGCGCCCGGCTGCCGCAGCCGACAGCGAAGGCGGCCCGCGCTATCGCCCCGACCTCCCGCCTGACTTCCAGGACGGACTCGGCCGCGAAGGCGTCGCCGCGCTCAAGGACTTTGTCGCCAAGGGCGGCACCATCATTACTCTTGCCGCCGCCGGCGACCTGATCATTGACGACTTCAACCTTCCCGTCCGCAACTCGCTCGCCCGCGTCCGCAGCGAAGAGTTCCTCGCCCCCGGCTCGCTGCTTAACATCGAACTCGACCCGTCGCACCCGGTCGCCTACGGCATGCCGCATACCGCCGCCGCTTTCGTCGACTCCGGCATTGCCTACCAGACCTCGCTCCCCATGGCCGACACCGAGCGCTCCGTCGTGGCGTGGTACCCCAAGGATGCCGAAGACATCCTCGCCTCCGGCTGGATTCGCGGCGCCGAGCGCCTGGAGCGCAAGGCCGCCGTCGTCGCCTTCCAGCAGGGCAAGGGCAAGGTGGTCATGATCGGCTTCCGCGCCCAGCACCGCGGCCAGACCGAGGGCACGTTCAAGCTGCTGTTCAACGCCATCCGGTGGGCGGGACTGGCCGAGTGAGAGCGGACCTTTATCTCTCGCTGTTGGCCGGCAATGGCTGCTGATTCCAATTGACACTTCGCAAAATGTGTCCCCGCGCCCGACGTTGTCCGTTCCGATGAGCAAAACGGGCATTACATTTCTTTGCTGGAAGCGGTTGAGGGTTTGAACGGAAAACGAGAACTGAACAAGGACCACATCAAGCGCCTGAGCGAACGTTTCCGCGTTTCGCCGGCTTTATTCTTTTAGCGCAGCGGCACTTGCGGCGCTGAGGCTGCACGGGCCGAGCCCTGGGTGCCCTCCGCGATTGACGTAACCCTCTTACCGTTGCTATATTAGACAGGTTCTGCGAGTTAGCTTGGGCTTACCAGTGTGGTCTGCGGTTAAGCTGTAGTCGAGTTACCCGCCCGTAAAGGCGTCCTCGCTGAAACGCGCCTGCGCTGCCGCCGGTCTTCGGGGGATATGCAGGCCGAGGCCAACGAAACGGAGCGCGTCCGCAAGGCTTGGCGCCACCGTCGAAGGCCCATCAAGGAATCGTGAATCTCTCCGGACGTGTGTCCTGCGTTCGAAGATGCATGGCCAGTCAATCGCCGGCCAGGCCCGCATGCGGGATAAGGGCGTGACAGACGCCGCGCAGCAATGCGCAGGCTGTCAGGACGTTTGCGTGATGTCCGCGCCGGCGTCGTGGCTGAGAACTGAGAATCGAGAACTGAGAACTCAGAATGCCGACATTTAACCAACTCGTTCGCCTGGGCCGCACCCGGCCGAAGTACAAGACGGCCTCGCCGGCCCTGCAGCAGAGCCCGCAGAAGCGCGGCGTTTGCACCCGCGTTTACACGCAGACGCCCAAGAAGCCGAACTCGGCGCTGCGCAAAGTTGCCCGCGTGCGCCTGACCAACGGGATCGAGGTCACCACCTACATCCCGGGCGTCGGCCACAACCTGCAGGAGCACTCGATCGTGCTCATCCGCGGCGGCCGCGTAAAGGACCTGCCCGGCGTTCGCTACCACGTGGTGCGCGGCACGCTCGACGCGGTCGGCGTCGCCGGCCGCAAGCAGTCGCGCTCGAAATACGGCGCCAAGCGCCAGAAATGACCGTTCCTGTTCCCAGCTTTGACTGAGAACTGAGAACCGAGAACTGAGAACTTTTGTATGCCTCGAAAAGGTCACATCGCGAAGAAGGAAGTCGCTCCTGACCCGGTCTACGACTCGCCGCTGGCGAACAAGTTCATCAGCTGCATGATGTGGGACGGCAAGAAGAGCACCGCGCAGGCCATCTTCTACGGCGCCATGAAGGAGCTGGAGAAGAAGGGCGGCGACGAAGCGCTGAAGCTGTTCAAGAAGGCGGTCGAGAACGCCAAGCCGCTGCTTGAGGTCAAGACGCGGCGCGTGGGCGGCGCCAACTACCAGGTGCCCGTCGAGGTCAATCCCGACCGGCGCACCTCGCTGGCCATCCGCTGGCTCATCAGCTACAGCCGCGCGCGGACCGAGAAGGGCATGCAGGACAAGCTCGCCAACGAGCTGCTCGACGCGGCCAACAACCGCGGCTCGGCGATCAAGAAGAAGGAAGACGTACACAGAATGGCGGAAGCGAACAAAGCGTTCGCGCATTACCGCTGGTAAGAACCAGCGGGGCTCTAGCTTTTGGCCAGGAACCAAGAGCCAGGAGCGAATTCGGTAACACACAGGGAAAAGAGAAACACGTGGCCAGGCAAGTCCCATTAGAGCGTTGTCGCAACATCGGCATCATGGCGCACATCGATGCCGGCAAGACAACCACGACGGAACGCATCCTGTTCTATACCGGCCGGCTGCACCGGCTGGGAGAGGTCCATGAAGGCACCGCCACCATGGACTGGATGGAGCAGGAGCAGGAGCGCGGCATCACCATTACGTCTGCCGCGACGACCTGCACGTGGCGCGACATCCGCATCAACATCATCGATACGCCCGGCCACGTGGACTTCACCGCCGAGGTGGAGCGGTCGCTCCGCGTGCTCGACGGCGCCTGCGCCGTGTTCGACGCCGTGCACGGCGTTGAGCCGCAATCGGAAACGGTTTGGCGCCAGGCCGACAAGTACGGCGTGCCGCGAATTTGCTTCATTAACAAGATGGACAAAATGGGTGCTGATTTCGAGCACGCCGTCGACACCATCCGCAAGCGCCTCAACGCCCGCCCCGTCGCCATCCAGATCCCCATCGGCCAGGAAGCTGCCTTCAAAGGCGTCGTCGATCTGATCCAGATGAAAGCCATCATCTGGAACGACGAGACACTCGGCGCCGAGTACGAAGTCCAGGAAATTCCCGAGAACCTGCGCAAGAAGGCGGAAGCCTTCCACGCTCAGCTGGTGGAAACTGTCGCCGAAAACGACGACGAGCTTCTGCACAAATTCCTCGAGGGCGAAACCATTACGCCTGAGGAACTCAAGAAGGGCCTGCGCGCCGCCACCATCGCTCTGAAGCTGTTCCCGGTGATCTGTGGCACGGCGTTCAAGAACAAAGGCGTTCAGCCGCTGCTCGACTCGGTGGTTGACTACCTGCCTTCGCCGGTCGACATTCCGCCGGTTACCGGCGCCGACCTGAACCACCCCGAGAAGGAAGTGGTTCGCAAAGCCGACGATAAGGAACCCTTCTCGGCGCTGGCGTTCAAGATCATGACCGACCCGTTCGTCGGCCAGCTCACGTTCATCCGCATCTACTCAGGCCAGCTCAAGAGCGGCGACGCCGTGCTCAACGCGCGCACCGGCAAGACCGAGCGCATCGGCCGCCTGCTCAAGATGCACGCCAACAAGCGCGAAGAGATCAGCGAGATTTACGCTGGCGACATCTGCGCGGCCGTCGGCATGAAGAACGTCACCACCGGCGACACCATCAGCGATCCGAATCATCCAGTGGTGCTCGAATCCATCGAGTTCCCCGAGCCGGTCATCGCCGTCGCGGTCGAGCCCAAGACCAAGTCCGACCAGGAAAAGATGGGCGTGGCGCTGTCGAAGCTGGCGCAGGAAGACCCGACCTTCAAGGTCCACACCGACCCGGAGAGCGGCCAGACCATCATCAGCGGCATGGGCGAGCTGCACCTGGAGATCATCATCGACCGCATGATGCGCGAGTTTTCGGTCGAGGCCAACGT containing:
- the fusA gene encoding elongation factor G, which codes for MARQVPLERCRNIGIMAHIDAGKTTTTERILFYTGRLHRLGEVHEGTATMDWMEQEQERGITITSAATTCTWRDIRINIIDTPGHVDFTAEVERSLRVLDGACAVFDAVHGVEPQSETVWRQADKYGVPRICFINKMDKMGADFEHAVDTIRKRLNARPVAIQIPIGQEAAFKGVVDLIQMKAIIWNDETLGAEYEVQEIPENLRKKAEAFHAQLVETVAENDDELLHKFLEGETITPEELKKGLRAATIALKLFPVICGTAFKNKGVQPLLDSVVDYLPSPVDIPPVTGADLNHPEKEVVRKADDKEPFSALAFKIMTDPFVGQLTFIRIYSGQLKSGDAVLNARTGKTERIGRLLKMHANKREEISEIYAGDICAAVGMKNVTTGDTISDPNHPVVLESIEFPEPVIAVAVEPKTKSDQEKMGVALSKLAQEDPTFKVHTDPESGQTIISGMGELHLEIIIDRMMREFSVEANVGKPQVAYRETIRRPSQAEGKFIRQTGGRGQYGHVKIKLEPNPGKGYEFENAIVGGTVPKEYIKPVDQGMQEAMEGGVLAGYPMVDIKAILYDGSYHEVDSNEMAFKIAGSMAFKEAARKATPVLLEPVMHVEVVVPEDFMGTIIGDLNSRRGHIEGMEHRAGSQVIKAIVPLAEMFGYATHMRSTTQGRATYSMHFARYEEVPRAVSEEIIARVQGKSAASR
- a CDS encoding M14 family metallopeptidase — protein: MSFASRRPARVTSLLLIASLFVPAAAAQNVPPPPSQFLKFEVGADRQLADYKQIVSYFKALAAASKRVEIENLGPTTLGNDLIIAVISSEENLKNKKRYQEIARQLADPRGKSKEQIEALVHEGKAIVLVTCNIHATEIGASQMAMEWAYALATAQDAATKSRLDNVILLLMPSINPDGQIMVTDWYRKYVGTRFEGGPMPYLYHHYVGHDNNRDWYMLTQKETKAINHAVYHEWYPSIWLDEHQMGETGPRIFVPPYAEPYSPSINPLIFRGVNLIGTTMAFRLEEQHKSGVIHSFDFDAYWPGGTRNTGWWKNIFGLLTETASARIATPVNIPATELAGGPKGLVEYGPQVSFPNPWPGGRWRLRDVMDYERVISDALLERAAANREDYLRGVASMAQDAIAAAASPSDHFEISAASPDPVVAAKLAHLMSDHGVEVFVDERGDYVIPAGQPYGKFVSEMLGVQRYPKTKLVPGSNFIPPYDMTAWSLPLLMGVPVARNSAPVSKMRPLTEKDWPQGEAVGKGAFKLLKPEANEAAIVLNELAAKPNTNISIARETFKIGPQSFAAGTAIVQGGEDVAELAIKHHLDIFATPEAPKVPTAKLRAVRTAIYQPTVPGGNIDEGWTRWVLEQYGFAPKPIDSKTVRAGNLNAAFDAIVFPSLSRDMMFNGPRPPQPGAARPAAAADSEGGPRYRPDLPPDFQDGLGREGVAALKDFVAKGGTIITLAAAGDLIIDDFNLPVRNSLARVRSEEFLAPGSLLNIELDPSHPVAYGMPHTAAAFVDSGIAYQTSLPMADTERSVVAWYPKDAEDILASGWIRGAERLERKAAVVAFQQGKGKVVMIGFRAQHRGQTEGTFKLLFNAIRWAGLAE
- the rpsL gene encoding 30S ribosomal protein S12, yielding MPTFNQLVRLGRTRPKYKTASPALQQSPQKRGVCTRVYTQTPKKPNSALRKVARVRLTNGIEVTTYIPGVGHNLQEHSIVLIRGGRVKDLPGVRYHVVRGTLDAVGVAGRKQSRSKYGAKRQK
- the rpsG gene encoding 30S ribosomal protein S7; its protein translation is MPRKGHIAKKEVAPDPVYDSPLANKFISCMMWDGKKSTAQAIFYGAMKELEKKGGDEALKLFKKAVENAKPLLEVKTRRVGGANYQVPVEVNPDRRTSLAIRWLISYSRARTEKGMQDKLANELLDAANNRGSAIKKKEDVHRMAEANKAFAHYRW